From the genome of Candidatus Kapaibacterium sp., one region includes:
- a CDS encoding LOG family protein, with protein sequence MSLIVTVFGSGRQGPEDPAYQDAVRLGELLGRAGWGVATGGYGGIMEAVLRGAAAFPVRRIGVVTTALAARTVNPYVDESITVPTYLERLQKLVELGAAYVVFPGGTGTLLELFAVWALRERRLLSDRPIVCLGERWTYALHGLVASLPELGAARMLVEVAATPEEAFRLLEDGLRSSSR encoded by the coding sequence GTCTTCGGTAGCGGTCGTCAAGGTCCCGAGGATCCCGCCTACCAAGACGCCGTGCGTTTGGGGGAGCTGTTAGGCCGAGCAGGCTGGGGAGTTGCAACCGGCGGGTACGGTGGCATTATGGAAGCGGTACTCCGAGGGGCGGCTGCATTCCCAGTGCGTCGCATTGGCGTCGTGACAACCGCACTGGCTGCCCGAACAGTCAATCCCTACGTTGACGAGTCCATCACCGTGCCTACGTACCTGGAGCGCTTGCAGAAGCTCGTTGAACTGGGGGCAGCCTACGTCGTCTTCCCTGGGGGCACGGGGACATTGTTGGAGCTGTTCGCCGTCTGGGCGCTGAGAGAACGCCGTCTGCTGTCTGATAGGCCGATTGTGTGCCTTGGTGAGCGCTGGACCTATGCTCTCCATGGGCTTGTTGCCAGTCTCCCGGAGCTTGGAGCGGCGCGGATGCTCGTAGAGGTTGCGGCGACACCTGAGGAGGCCTTTCGGCTCCTTGAGGACGGCTTAAGGTCCAGCAGCCGCTAA
- a CDS encoding rhodanese-like domain-containing protein: protein MQRTLWEAVSLVVLATLVALVFNAVNPKGIPLLRSQQRLPVVEDSVLQQLLQSAESQSDTSRHSGGGEEHASRLVAAAVRTDTSVSTTRRSASQTPDTKGSEATADHQAGQLSIRVVKYEHMLQLLRHPEVLLIDARRPEDYAAGHIPGARNIFAYDMEAHIPELLQLPRSKPIVIYCDGGQCELSRHLAEQLRNLGFRQLYIYEGGWEEWRRRQSN from the coding sequence ATGCAGAGGACGCTGTGGGAAGCCGTGTCATTGGTAGTGTTAGCTACCCTGGTGGCCCTGGTCTTCAATGCTGTCAATCCCAAGGGAATTCCATTGCTGCGGAGCCAGCAGCGGCTGCCGGTTGTGGAAGATTCCGTCCTCCAGCAGCTCCTGCAGTCTGCGGAGTCGCAGTCAGACACTTCGAGGCATAGCGGGGGCGGAGAAGAACACGCGTCGCGGCTGGTGGCTGCAGCGGTGCGAACGGATACTTCGGTGTCCACGACTCGCAGGAGCGCTTCCCAAACTCCTGACACTAAGGGCTCCGAAGCTACGGCAGACCATCAGGCGGGACAGCTCTCCATCCGTGTCGTGAAGTACGAGCACATGCTCCAACTCCTCCGACATCCAGAAGTGCTCCTCATTGATGCACGGCGCCCTGAAGACTACGCTGCCGGCCACATCCCGGGAGCCCGCAACATCTTCGCCTACGACATGGAGGCGCATATCCCGGAGCTCCTACAGCTTCCGCGGTCGAAGCCGATCGTCATCTACTGCGATGGCGGGCAGTGCGAGCTAAGCCGTCACTTAGCAGAGCAACTGCGGAACTTAGGCTTTCGGCAGCTCTACATCTACGAAGGCGGATGGGAAGAATGGCGCCGTCGCCAGTCCAACTGA